A stretch of Pseudorhodobacter turbinis DNA encodes these proteins:
- the petA gene encoding ubiquinol-cytochrome c reductase iron-sulfur subunit yields the protein MSHADEHAGTRRDFLYYATAGAGAIATGAAVWPLVNQMNPSADVQALSSIFVDVADMEPGTQLTVKYLGKPVFIRRRTQDEIDAARAVEISGLIDQTSENPNKPDTDASDMNRTMDEAGEWLVMIGVCTHLGCVPIGDGAGDFGGWFCPCHGSHYDTAGRIRKGPAPENLWIPVAEFTDETTIKLG from the coding sequence GTGTCCCACGCAGACGAACACGCAGGCACCCGCAGGGATTTCCTGTATTACGCCACGGCAGGCGCTGGTGCGATTGCCACAGGGGCTGCCGTTTGGCCGCTTGTCAATCAGATGAACCCGTCGGCAGATGTGCAGGCTTTGTCCTCTATCTTTGTCGATGTTGCGGATATGGAGCCAGGCACACAGCTGACGGTGAAATATCTTGGCAAGCCGGTTTTCATTCGCCGCCGCACCCAAGATGAGATCGACGCTGCGCGCGCGGTCGAAATTTCCGGGCTGATCGACCAGACCTCGGAAAACCCGAATAAACCCGATACCGACGCCTCGGATATGAACCGCACGATGGATGAAGCCGGTGAATGGCTGGTGATGATCGGCGTCTGCACCCATTTGGGTTGCGTGCCTATCGGTGATGGCGCGGGTGACTTTGGCGGCTGGTTCTGCCCTTGCCACGGCTCGCACTACGATACCGCTGGCCGTATCCGCAAAGGACCGGCACCAGAAAATCTGTGGATTCCCGTCGCGGAATTTACGGACGAAACAACCATCAAGCTCGGGTAA
- the petB gene encoding cytochrome b, with protein sequence MAGIPHDHYEPKTGIEKWIHKRLPIVGLAYDTLMIPTPKNLNWMWIWGIVLTVCLVMQIATGIVLAMHYTPHVSLAFASVEHIMRDVNGGHMLRYLHANGASLFFIAVYLHIFRGLYYGSYKAPREITWIIGMIIYLCMMGTAFMGYVLPWGQMSFWGATVITGLFGAIPGIGESIQTWLLGGPAVDNATLNRFFSLHYLLPFVIAALVAIHIWAFHSTGNNNPTGVEVRRTSKAEAEKDTLPFWPYFVIKDLFALAVIMVVFFAIVGFMPNYLGHPDNYLEANPLATPAHIVPEWYFLPFYAILRAFTADVWVVQLTSIVTFGIVDAKFFGVIAMFGAIAVMALAPWLDTSSVRSGRYRPMFKGWFFLLCVDFMVLMWVGARPTDFPYDWISLIASAYWFAYFLVILPLLGVFEKPLPTPATIEEDFKSHYADPAE encoded by the coding sequence ATGGCCGGAATTCCGCACGACCATTACGAGCCCAAAACGGGCATTGAGAAATGGATTCACAAGCGCCTACCGATCGTTGGTTTGGCCTATGACACCTTGATGATCCCCACACCCAAGAACCTGAACTGGATGTGGATCTGGGGCATCGTTCTGACGGTCTGTCTGGTGATGCAAATTGCTACCGGCATCGTGCTTGCGATGCACTACACGCCACATGTCAGCCTTGCTTTCGCAAGTGTTGAGCACATCATGCGCGACGTGAACGGCGGCCATATGCTGCGCTATCTGCACGCAAACGGCGCGTCTTTGTTCTTTATCGCTGTTTATCTGCACATCTTCCGCGGCCTTTACTACGGTTCGTACAAAGCCCCGCGTGAGATTACGTGGATTATCGGGATGATCATCTATCTGTGCATGATGGGCACGGCGTTCATGGGCTATGTTTTGCCTTGGGGCCAGATGTCCTTCTGGGGCGCGACTGTGATCACCGGGCTGTTCGGCGCTATTCCGGGCATCGGCGAATCGATCCAGACTTGGCTTTTGGGCGGCCCTGCCGTTGATAACGCCACGCTGAACCGTTTCTTCAGCTTGCACTATCTGCTGCCATTCGTGATTGCCGCACTTGTCGCAATCCACATCTGGGCTTTCCACTCGACCGGCAACAACAACCCGACCGGTGTCGAAGTGCGCCGCACGTCGAAAGCCGAAGCCGAGAAAGACACATTGCCCTTCTGGCCTTACTTCGTGATCAAAGACCTGTTCGCGCTGGCCGTGATCATGGTTGTGTTTTTCGCGATTGTCGGTTTCATGCCAAACTACCTTGGCCACCCCGATAACTACCTTGAGGCAAACCCGCTGGCGACGCCTGCACATATCGTGCCGGAATGGTACTTCTTGCCCTTCTACGCGATTCTGCGTGCCTTTACCGCAGACGTCTGGGTTGTGCAGTTGACCAGCATTGTGACCTTCGGCATCGTTGACGCGAAGTTCTTTGGTGTGATCGCAATGTTCGGCGCGATTGCTGTCATGGCACTGGCGCCTTGGCTGGACACCTCCTCGGTACGTTCGGGCCGTTACCGCCCGATGTTCAAAGGCTGGTTCTTCCTGCTGTGCGTCGATTTCATGGTGCTGATGTGGGTTGGCGCGCGTCCGACTGATTTCCCTTACGACTGGATTTCGTTGATCGCCTCTGCCTATTGGTTCGCCTATTTCCTCGTAATCTTGCCGCTGTTGGGTGTGTTTGAAAAACCACTGCCGACGCCCGCCACGATTGAGGAAGACTTCAAATCCCATTACGCCGATCCGGCAGAGTGA
- a CDS encoding cytochrome c1 — protein sequence MFRKIAISAVSALILGAGSAMAAGDEGHVEDVAFSFEGPFGTYDEHQLQRGLQVYTEVCSACHGLKFVPIRALADKGGPHLPEDQVRAYAAEMEIFDAELDDFRPRKPTDHFPPHGDPNAPDLSLMAKARAGFHGPAGTGINQFVKGIGGPEYIASLLKGYTGEEKEEAGTTFYENTAFPGGWISMAPPLYEDQMEYQDGHSNSIENVAEDVTAFLMWTAEPKMMARKQAGFTAVIFLSVLSVLLYLTNKRIWSAVKGPKKKHV from the coding sequence ATGTTTCGTAAAATCGCAATCAGCGCCGTTTCCGCCCTCATTCTTGGGGCTGGCTCGGCAATGGCCGCCGGTGATGAAGGTCATGTCGAAGATGTGGCGTTCAGCTTTGAAGGTCCGTTCGGCACCTATGATGAGCATCAGCTTCAGCGCGGCTTGCAGGTCTACACCGAGGTCTGTTCGGCCTGCCACGGGTTGAAGTTCGTCCCGATCCGCGCCTTGGCGGATAAGGGCGGCCCACATTTGCCCGAGGATCAGGTGCGCGCCTATGCCGCCGAGATGGAGATCTTTGATGCGGAGCTGGATGATTTCCGGCCTCGCAAACCCACTGATCACTTTCCGCCACACGGCGATCCTAACGCCCCGGACCTAAGCTTGATGGCAAAGGCCCGCGCTGGTTTCCACGGCCCTGCGGGTACTGGTATCAACCAGTTCGTGAAGGGTATTGGCGGACCGGAATATATCGCCTCATTGCTCAAAGGCTATACCGGCGAGGAAAAGGAAGAAGCAGGCACCACCTTTTATGAGAACACTGCCTTTCCGGGTGGCTGGATCTCTATGGCGCCGCCTCTCTATGAAGATCAGATGGAATATCAGGATGGCCACTCAAACAGCATCGAGAATGTTGCCGAGGACGTGACCGCCTTCTTGATGTGGACCGCCGAGCCAAAAATGATGGCCCGCAAGCAGGCAGGCTTTACCGCTGTGATCTTCTTGTCTGTCCTGTCGGTTCTGCTCTATCTGACCAACAAGCGGATCTGGTCGGCTGTCAAAGGCCCAAAGAAAAAGCACGTTTGA
- a CDS encoding dihydrofolate reductase family protein — translation MSLTCHAFIATSLDGFIARPDGSIDWLDPFNTGSEDHGYDAFIASIDGIIMGRGTFETVRQFAQWPYAQPVIVLSQSLTVEDVPADLADIVVISDMAPADLVTVLAFEGWRRVYVDGGRVLQSFLQEGLLDEITQTRVPVLLGQGRPLFGSLPEEVSLTHQTTRSFPSGLVSSTYRIAR, via the coding sequence ATGTCCCTGACCTGCCACGCCTTCATCGCAACAAGTCTTGACGGCTTTATTGCGCGCCCCGATGGCAGCATTGATTGGCTGGACCCGTTCAATACGGGCAGCGAGGATCACGGCTATGATGCCTTTATCGCCAGCATCGACGGGATCATCATGGGGCGGGGCACGTTTGAGACCGTTCGTCAATTCGCCCAATGGCCCTATGCCCAGCCGGTGATCGTGCTGAGCCAAAGCCTAACGGTTGAGGATGTTCCGGCAGATCTGGCGGACATCGTGGTGATCAGCGATATGGCACCAGCGGATCTTGTGACCGTCCTGGCATTTGAGGGCTGGCGCCGGGTCTATGTTGATGGTGGCCGGGTTTTGCAGTCATTCTTGCAAGAGGGTTTGCTGGATGAAATCACTCAAACCCGCGTGCCCGTGCTGTTGGGGCAGGGCCGCCCCCTGTTCGGCAGTTTGCCCGAAGAGGTGTCCTTGACCCATCAAACCACCCGCAGTTTCCCCTCGGGCCTCGTTTCCTCTACCTACCGGATTGCGCGCTAG
- a CDS encoding thiamine ABC transporter substrate-binding protein, whose amino-acid sequence MLKRLFFLPFIATSALADTPVLTVYASTSFASEWGPGPAIEQAFEDICACDLQYRTTDLIPSLMLEGARTEADIVIGISTDETLRARATGLFGPHNQDLSTLSLPVEWADTTFLPFNYGDTAFIYDNTKLATPPHDFESLAALPEDVKIVIQDPRSSGGGLALVLWVKAVYGDRAEDYWQRLAPRILTVTKGWSESYGLFTRGEADLVLSYITSPAYHLIVEQDETKVAAIFDEGHYFTAEVVGRIANTDQPELAQAFMDFILSETFQEMIPRVNFGFPVKLDPDLMPPEFAKLKLPQKSLFYSEDDVATLRDSAVAEWQRALSR is encoded by the coding sequence ATGTTAAAGCGACTTTTCTTTTTACCCTTTATCGCGACCTCCGCATTGGCCGATACGCCTGTGCTTACGGTCTATGCCTCCACCTCATTCGCGTCGGAATGGGGGCCGGGCCCCGCAATCGAACAAGCGTTTGAGGATATTTGTGCCTGCGATCTGCAGTATCGCACCACCGACCTGATCCCCAGCCTGATGCTGGAAGGTGCGCGCACCGAGGCCGATATCGTGATCGGCATTTCCACGGATGAAACCCTGCGCGCGCGGGCAACCGGCCTTTTCGGCCCGCATAATCAGGACCTGTCGACTCTGTCGCTGCCGGTGGAATGGGCTGATACCACCTTCTTGCCATTTAACTACGGCGATACCGCCTTCATCTATGACAACACCAAGTTGGCCACCCCGCCGCATGACTTTGAATCACTGGCCGCCTTGCCCGAGGATGTGAAAATCGTGATCCAGGACCCGCGTTCCTCTGGCGGCGGGCTTGCTTTGGTGCTTTGGGTCAAGGCGGTTTACGGTGACCGCGCCGAGGATTACTGGCAACGCCTTGCCCCCCGCATCCTGACCGTCACCAAAGGTTGGTCCGAGTCATACGGTCTTTTCACACGCGGTGAGGCGGATCTGGTGCTGTCCTACATCACCTCCCCCGCCTACCATCTGATCGTGGAGCAAGACGAAACCAAGGTCGCCGCGATTTTCGACGAGGGTCATTATTTCACCGCCGAAGTTGTGGGCCGGATCGCAAACACCGATCAGCCGGAACTGGCGCAAGCCTTCATGGATTTCATCCTTTCCGAGACGTTTCAGGAAATGATCCCACGGGTGAATTTCGGCTTTCCGGTCAAGCTTGATCCCGATTTGATGCCACCCGAATTTGCCAAGCTGAAGCTGCCACAAAAATCGCTGTTTTATTCCGAGGACGACGTCGCAACCTTGCGCGATTCTGCCGTGGCCGAATGGCAACGCGCGCTTAGCCGGTGA
- the thiB gene encoding thiamine ABC transporter substrate binding subunit produces the protein MKYLTLAALVAFTPAAHAETPVLNILTYDSFTSEWGPGPAIETAFEAICGCDLVFSAVGDGAELLARLQLEGARSDASVVLGLDSNLTARAAQTGLFAPHGQEATNDLPVPFADPIFLPYDWGYFAFVHDNTTLPTPPKTFEELAASDLKIVIQDPRSSTPGLGLLLWVKSAYGPRAPEIWAALADNIVTVTPGWSEAYGMFSAGEADMVLSYTTSPAYHLIAEEDATKSAALFDEGHYMQVEVAGKLAAAPQPKLADQFLAFMASEAFQSIIPTTNWMYPAHMPAAGLPDGFDQMITPKKALLMTAEEAQAARKPALDEWLSALSR, from the coding sequence ATGAAATACCTGACCCTTGCGGCCCTTGTCGCATTTACGCCCGCCGCACATGCCGAGACGCCGGTGCTCAACATCCTGACCTATGACAGCTTTACCTCTGAATGGGGGCCGGGTCCCGCGATTGAAACCGCGTTTGAGGCGATCTGCGGCTGTGATCTGGTATTTTCCGCCGTGGGCGATGGTGCCGAGCTTCTGGCCCGTTTGCAGCTGGAAGGCGCGCGGTCTGATGCCTCTGTGGTGCTTGGCCTCGACAGCAACCTGACGGCCCGTGCTGCCCAGACCGGCCTTTTTGCGCCGCATGGACAAGAGGCAACGAATGATCTGCCCGTGCCCTTCGCGGACCCGATTTTCCTGCCCTATGACTGGGGTTATTTCGCCTTTGTGCATGATAACACCACGTTGCCCACGCCACCAAAAACCTTTGAAGAACTGGCGGCTTCCGACCTGAAAATCGTGATCCAGGACCCGCGCTCCTCCACCCCCGGTCTGGGGCTGCTGCTTTGGGTGAAATCGGCCTATGGCCCGCGCGCCCCAGAGATTTGGGCGGCGCTGGCCGATAACATCGTCACCGTCACCCCCGGCTGGTCCGAGGCCTACGGAATGTTCTCCGCCGGAGAGGCGGATATGGTGCTTTCCTACACCACCTCCCCCGCCTATCACCTGATCGCAGAGGAGGACGCCACCAAATCGGCGGCGCTTTTTGATGAAGGCCACTATATGCAGGTAGAGGTTGCAGGCAAACTTGCCGCCGCCCCGCAGCCAAAGCTTGCTGATCAGTTCCTTGCCTTTATGGCGTCAGAGGCGTTTCAATCCATCATCCCCACGACAAACTGGATGTATCCCGCCCATATGCCTGCCGCCGGCTTGCCCGATGGTTTTGACCAGATGATCACCCCGAAAAAGGCGCTTTTGATGACCGCAGAGGAGGCACAAGCCGCCCGCAAACCCGCGTTGGACGAATGGCTGAGCGCGCTCTCTCGCTGA
- a CDS encoding thiamine/thiamine pyrophosphate ABC transporter permease ThiP, with protein sequence MAERALSLTAAGLAAAVILLLLAPLGALGLSLNSFSLSGAELAALRFTLWQAFLSAGLSIVLAIPVARALARRRFFGRGLLIATLGAPFILPVIVAVLGLLAVFGRAGWVNTLLGGFGVPTFSIYGLSGVVLAHVFFNMPLAVRMILHGWQAIPAERFRLAASLGFSPSATQRHIEVPMLREVVPGAALVIFVICLTSFAVALTLGGGPRATTIELAIYQALRFDFDLPTAARLALLQFGLCAVAYGVATRISLPSGFGVGAGREGGPPAPAGWHRTVDAMAITLAAMFLALPLLAVVLNGLPGLATLPPQVWAAALRSILIALGSTALSIAAALVLAMAAARGKAWPALAATLPLAASSLVLGTGLFLILQPYFRPASLALPVTFIINAALSLPFAFRILAPEARSLYADFHRLSASLGLTVWGRLRWVVLPRLARPLGFAAGLVAALSMGDLGVIALFAGEEEATLPLLVQRLMGAYRMEAAASAALLLVALSFALFWAFDHWGRRYAAS encoded by the coding sequence ATGGCTGAGCGCGCTCTCTCGCTGACCGCAGCGGGGTTGGCGGCGGCGGTTATACTGCTTCTGCTGGCCCCGCTCGGCGCTTTGGGCCTCTCGCTCAACAGCTTCTCCCTTTCCGGGGCAGAGCTTGCAGCCCTGCGGTTCACCCTTTGGCAAGCGTTTCTGTCGGCAGGCCTGTCCATCGTGCTGGCGATACCGGTGGCGCGGGCGTTGGCGCGGCGGCGGTTCTTCGGGCGTGGGCTGTTGATCGCGACGCTGGGCGCGCCGTTCATCCTGCCGGTGATCGTAGCCGTTCTGGGGTTGCTGGCGGTGTTCGGGCGCGCGGGATGGGTCAATACGTTGCTGGGTGGGTTTGGGGTCCCGACGTTCTCGATTTACGGGTTGTCGGGCGTGGTGCTGGCGCATGTGTTTTTCAACATGCCGCTGGCGGTGCGCATGATCCTTCATGGCTGGCAGGCCATCCCGGCGGAACGGTTTCGCCTTGCCGCCAGCCTCGGCTTTTCGCCCTCGGCCACTCAGCGTCATATCGAGGTTCCGATGCTGCGCGAGGTGGTTCCGGGGGCGGCGCTGGTGATCTTCGTGATTTGCCTGACCAGCTTTGCCGTGGCGCTGACCTTGGGTGGCGGGCCGCGCGCCACCACGATTGAGCTGGCGATCTATCAAGCGCTGCGCTTTGATTTTGACTTGCCGACGGCGGCGCGGCTGGCCCTGTTGCAATTTGGCCTTTGTGCCGTGGCTTACGGTGTGGCAACGCGGATCAGCCTGCCTTCCGGCTTTGGTGTGGGTGCTGGTAGGGAAGGCGGGCCGCCTGCGCCCGCAGGCTGGCACCGGACCGTGGACGCCATGGCCATTACCCTTGCTGCGATGTTTCTGGCCCTGCCGCTGTTGGCTGTTGTGCTGAATGGCTTGCCGGGGCTCGCCACATTACCACCGCAGGTGTGGGCGGCGGCGCTCCGGTCGATCCTCATCGCACTCGGTTCTACCGCGCTGAGCATTGCGGCAGCTTTGGTACTGGCGATGGCCGCTGCGCGCGGCAAGGCTTGGCCCGCACTGGCGGCGACCTTGCCGCTCGCGGCGTCCTCTCTGGTGTTGGGGACGGGTTTGTTTCTGATTTTGCAGCCGTATTTTCGCCCGGCCAGCCTTGCGTTACCGGTGACTTTTATCATTAACGCCGCTCTGTCGCTGCCGTTTGCCTTTCGAATTCTGGCCCCCGAGGCCCGCAGCCTTTACGCCGATTTCCACCGCCTGTCGGCCTCTCTCGGGCTGACGGTATGGGGGCGGTTGCGCTGGGTTGTGCTGCCACGGCTTGCGCGGCCTTTGGGTTTTGCGGCGGGGCTTGTGGCCGCGTTGTCGATGGGGGATCTTGGCGTGATCGCGCTGTTCGCGGGTGAGGAGGAGGCAACCTTGCCGCTGCTTGTCCAACGTTTGATGGGGGCCTACCGGATGGAGGCGGCAGCGAGTGCCGCGCTGTTGCTGGTTGCCCTTTCCTTTGCCCTGTTCTGGGCCTTTGACCATTGGGGCCGTCGCTATGCTGCATCTTGA
- a CDS encoding ATP-binding cassette domain-containing protein produces MLHLDQLTITQGDFRMTADWKAAKGARIAVIGPSGAGKSTLLSVVGGFFAARSGRVLWDGTDLTQMGAGARPITTVFQDQNLFPHLTIAQNLGLGLSPDLRLTRADHTRIAAALDRVGLSGMGARKPAQLSGGQQSRAALARALLRARPILLLDEPFAALGPALKFEMLELVAGLAEENNTCVLMVTHDPQEARSFAPLTCLVAGGIAHAPQSTQALLDNPPPELAAYLG; encoded by the coding sequence ATGCTGCATCTTGACCAATTGACCATTACCCAAGGTGATTTCCGCATGACGGCCGATTGGAAGGCCGCCAAAGGCGCGCGGATCGCGGTGATCGGCCCGTCCGGTGCGGGGAAATCCACGCTGCTGTCGGTTGTTGGCGGATTTTTCGCCGCCCGTTCGGGGCGCGTGCTTTGGGATGGCACGGACCTTACGCAGATGGGGGCAGGCGCGCGGCCGATCACCACGGTGTTTCAGGATCAAAACCTGTTTCCGCATCTGACGATCGCACAGAACCTCGGGCTGGGGCTGTCGCCCGATCTGCGTTTGACGCGGGCTGATCACACACGGATCGCGGCAGCGTTGGACCGTGTGGGCCTGTCGGGGATGGGCGCGCGCAAACCGGCACAGCTTTCGGGTGGTCAGCAAAGTCGGGCGGCACTGGCGCGGGCGTTGCTGCGCGCCCGCCCGATTTTGCTGCTGGATGAACCCTTTGCCGCCCTTGGCCCCGCCCTGAAATTCGAGATGCTGGAGCTGGTTGCGGGGCTGGCCGAAGAGAATAATACCTGTGTCCTTATGGTTACACATGACCCGCAAGAAGCGCGTAGCTTTGCGCCGCTGACCTGCCTTGTGGCGGGGGGCATTGCGCATGCGCCACAGTCAACACAAGCGTTGCTGGACAATCCGCCACCGGAATTGGCCGCCTATCTCGGTTAA
- a CDS encoding 2-dehydro-3-deoxygalactonokinase, which yields MTQNPQITPEWIAVDCSATQMRATAMGAAGPLAQATGETSKDLEAALLCLIAPWLSAQTTPVIACGWDAAPFRAVPCMPADAATLVDIPTEDARISLRIAPGLSQTNPADMMCGEETVIAGALALNPDFDGVICLPGLHSRWVHVSAKEVVSFQTFLTGELFSLLSQPDDTLDGFDPTAFEAALSETLSRPEKLGAKLFSLRAEVALMGLSPRAARSGLVGLLIGTELAAAKPYWLGQPIILIGAPGQCDHYAHALRQQGITPATLDAGDCALAGLSKLRGLL from the coding sequence ATGACCCAAAACCCGCAGATCACCCCTGAATGGATTGCCGTCGATTGCAGTGCCACGCAGATGCGCGCAACGGCCATGGGGGCGGCTGGCCCCTTGGCCCAAGCCACTGGTGAAACCAGCAAGGATTTGGAGGCCGCGCTGCTGTGCCTGATTGCGCCTTGGCTGTCGGCACAGACCACGCCTGTTATTGCCTGTGGTTGGGATGCGGCCCCGTTCCGAGCCGTTCCTTGCATGCCTGCCGATGCGGCCACGCTGGTCGATATTCCGACCGAAGATGCGCGAATTTCCCTGCGCATTGCCCCCGGCCTGTCCCAAACCAACCCTGCTGATATGATGTGCGGTGAAGAGACTGTGATCGCAGGGGCCTTGGCGCTTAACCCCGATTTCGACGGCGTGATCTGCCTGCCCGGCCTCCATTCCAGATGGGTCCATGTCAGCGCCAAAGAGGTGGTCAGCTTTCAAACTTTCCTGACCGGAGAGCTGTTTTCCCTACTCTCGCAGCCAGACGATACGCTTGACGGGTTTGATCCCACAGCCTTTGAGGCGGCCTTATCCGAGACGCTCTCTCGCCCTGAAAAGCTGGGGGCAAAGTTGTTTTCCTTGCGGGCCGAGGTTGCGCTTATGGGGCTGTCGCCACGTGCCGCGCGCAGTGGGCTGGTCGGTTTGCTGATCGGGACCGAGCTGGCCGCCGCCAAGCCTTATTGGCTCGGTCAGCCGATTATCCTGATCGGGGCGCCGGGGCAGTGTGACCATTATGCCCATGCGCTGCGGCAACAAGGCATCACCCCCGCCACGCTGGACGCAGGGGATTGCGCGCTTGCGGGGCTGTCCAAACTGCGCGGTTTGCTTTGA
- a CDS encoding MFS transporter, whose product MTKSPLFTPVLIAGCAILMINFAIRASFGVFQIPIATEFNWLRSDFSMAIAIQNLAWGIGQPVFGALAERFGDRRAIIAGALLYAAGLVLSSLAVTPGQHWLLEILVGFGIAGTGFGVILAIVGRASSAENRSLALGIATAAGSAGQVFGAPSAEILLQFYSWQTVFVIFAVVILCVLFALPFLRAPITATKEELQESLGTVLRSAFKDPSYTMIFLGFFSCGYQLAFITAHFPAFVTEMCGPINQAGYLAAIGISSTSVLGAVAISVIGLANIAGAIYAGWLGNRYSKKYLLAGIYAARTVAAAAFILVPMTPASVLVFSLVMGSLWLATVPLTSGLVAHLFGLRYMGTLYGFVFLSHQLGSFMGVWLGGKMYDLTGDYTMVWWIGVGVGAFSALVHLPIRERRVGLAAA is encoded by the coding sequence ATGACCAAATCCCCCCTGTTCACGCCGGTGCTTATTGCCGGCTGTGCGATCTTGATGATCAATTTCGCGATCCGCGCCAGCTTTGGCGTGTTCCAGATCCCGATCGCGACAGAGTTTAATTGGCTGCGGTCGGATTTCTCGATGGCGATTGCGATTCAGAATTTGGCGTGGGGCATCGGGCAGCCGGTCTTTGGCGCATTGGCCGAACGGTTTGGTGACCGTCGCGCGATTATCGCAGGCGCACTGCTTTATGCGGCGGGGCTGGTGCTGTCATCCTTGGCGGTGACGCCGGGGCAACATTGGCTGCTGGAGATTCTGGTGGGCTTTGGCATTGCGGGTACCGGCTTCGGCGTGATTTTGGCGATTGTGGGGCGGGCCTCCTCGGCCGAAAATCGCAGTTTGGCCTTGGGGATTGCCACGGCGGCCGGCTCGGCAGGGCAGGTGTTCGGCGCCCCCAGCGCCGAGATTTTGCTGCAATTTTACAGCTGGCAAACGGTGTTCGTGATCTTTGCTGTCGTCATTCTATGCGTGCTGTTTGCGTTGCCATTTCTGCGTGCGCCGATCACGGCAACCAAGGAAGAGCTGCAAGAAAGCCTTGGCACTGTGTTGCGCAGCGCGTTCAAAGACCCGAGCTACACGATGATATTCCTAGGCTTTTTCTCATGCGGGTATCAGCTGGCATTTATCACCGCGCATTTTCCGGCCTTCGTGACCGAGATGTGCGGGCCGATCAACCAGGCGGGATATCTGGCGGCGATCGGGATTTCGTCCACCTCGGTGCTGGGGGCGGTGGCGATTTCGGTGATCGGATTGGCCAATATCGCGGGGGCGATCTATGCGGGGTGGCTGGGCAATCGCTATTCCAAGAAATACCTGCTGGCGGGGATTTATGCGGCGCGGACGGTTGCGGCGGCGGCCTTTATACTGGTGCCGATGACGCCCGCGTCGGTCTTGGTCTTCTCCTTGGTGATGGGGTCCTTGTGGCTGGCGACGGTGCCGCTGACATCGGGGCTGGTCGCGCATCTGTTCGGGCTGCGCTATATGGGCACGCTTTACGGGTTTGTGTTCCTGAGCCACCAGCTGGGGTCGTTCATGGGTGTCTGGCTGGGCGGCAAAATGTATGACCTGACCGGCGATTACACCATGGTTTGGTGGATCGGGGTCGGCGTTGGCGCGTTTTCGGCGCTTGTGCATTTGCCAATTCGTGAGCGGCGCGTCGGTCTGGCCGCGGCGTAA
- a CDS encoding aspartate-semialdehyde dehydrogenase, producing the protein MGYRVAIVGATGNVGREMLNILAEREFPVDEIVALASRKSMGTEVSFGDKTLKCKDLDTFDFTGWDIALFAVGSDATKIYAPKAAAAGCVVIDNSSLYRYDPDVPLIVPEVNADAVVGYTKKMIIANPNCSTAQMVVALKPLHDRATIKRVVVSTYQSVSGAGKEGIDELWDQTKSIYNPTDNKPPKKFTKQIAFNVIPHIDVFLDDGSTKEEWKMVAETKKIMGKDIKVTATCVRVPVFVGHAESINIEFEEFLDEHEARDILREAPGIMVVDKREDGGYVTPVECVGDFATFISRIRQDSTIDNGINLWCVSDNLRKGAALNAVQIAEVLGQRCLKKG; encoded by the coding sequence ATGGGCTATAGAGTCGCTATCGTTGGGGCCACGGGCAACGTGGGCCGCGAAATGCTGAATATCCTCGCTGAGCGGGAATTCCCGGTGGATGAGATTGTGGCGCTTGCGTCGCGTAAATCCATGGGAACAGAAGTCAGTTTTGGCGACAAGACCTTGAAATGCAAAGACCTTGATACCTTTGATTTCACCGGCTGGGATATTGCGCTTTTTGCCGTCGGCTCCGATGCGACCAAGATCTATGCCCCCAAGGCAGCTGCTGCGGGCTGTGTGGTGATCGATAACTCCAGCCTGTACCGCTATGATCCGGATGTGCCGCTGATCGTGCCAGAGGTGAATGCCGATGCGGTGGTTGGCTATACCAAAAAGATGATCATCGCGAACCCGAACTGTTCGACCGCGCAGATGGTTGTGGCGTTGAAGCCTTTGCATGACCGCGCGACGATCAAGCGGGTTGTGGTTTCGACCTATCAATCCGTGTCCGGTGCCGGCAAAGAAGGTATCGACGAGCTTTGGGACCAGACCAAAAGCATCTATAACCCGACCGACAACAAGCCGCCCAAGAAGTTCACCAAGCAGATCGCTTTCAACGTGATCCCGCATATCGATGTGTTCCTCGATGACGGCTCCACCAAGGAAGAGTGGAAGATGGTCGCGGAAACCAAGAAGATCATGGGCAAGGACATCAAAGTCACCGCGACTTGCGTGCGGGTGCCGGTGTTTGTTGGTCACGCCGAATCGATCAACATCGAGTTCGAAGAGTTCCTGGATGAGCATGAAGCCCGCGATATCTTGCGTGAGGCGCCGGGCATCATGGTTGTCGATAAGCGCGAAGATGGTGGCTATGTGACGCCGGTGGAATGCGTCGGCGATTTCGCCACTTTCATCAGCCGTATCCGGCAAGACAGCACCATCGATAACGGCATTAACCTGTGGTGCGTTTCTGACAACCTGCGCAAGGGGGCTGCATTGAACGCAGTGCAAATCGCCGAGGTTCTGGGCCAGCGTTGTTTGAAAAAGGGCTAA